One window of Prionailurus bengalensis isolate Pbe53 chromosome B1, Fcat_Pben_1.1_paternal_pri, whole genome shotgun sequence genomic DNA carries:
- the CHRNA9 gene encoding neuronal acetylcholine receptor subunit alpha-9, producing the protein MNWPHSCISFCWIYFAVSTLRAVETADGKYAQKLFNDLFEDYSNALRPVEDTDKVLNVTLQITLSQIKDMDERNQILTAYLWIRQIWHDAYLTWDRDQYDGLDSIRIPSDLVWRPDIVLYNKADDESSEPVNTNVVLRYDGLITWDAPAITKSSCVVDVTYFPFDNQQCNLTFGSWTYNGNQVDIFNALDSGDLSDFIEDVEWEVHGMPAVKNVISYGCCSEPYPDVTFTLLLKRRSSFYIVNLLIPCVLISFLAPLSFYLPAASGEKVSLGVTILLAMTVFQLMVAEIMPASENVPLIGKYYIATMALITASTALTIMVMNIHFCGAEARPVPHWARVVILKYMSRVLCVYDVGESCISPRHNRERTHLTKVYGKLPEPNLNMDRNKDLPRKKEINKLLKNDLGCQGENPQDADSYCARYKVLTRNIEYIAKCLKDHKATNSKGSEWKKVAKVIDRFFMWVFFIMVFVMTVLIIARAD; encoded by the exons ATGAACTGGCCCCATTCCTGCATCTCCTTTTGCTGGATTTACTTTGCTGTCTCCACACTGAGAG CTGTAGAAACAGCAGATGGAAAATATGCTCAGAAATTGTTTAATGACCTTTTTGAAGATTATTCCAATGCTCTTCGTCCAGTAGAAGATACAGATAAAGTCCTGAATGTCACCCTGCAGATTACACTTTCTCAGATTAAGGACATG GatgaaagaaaccagattctGACTGCCTATTTATGGATCCGCCAAATCTGGCATGATGCATATCTCACGTGGGATCGAGACCAGTATGATGGACTGGATTCCATCAGGATCCCCAGTGACCTGGTATGGAGGCCAGATATTGTCCTATATAACAA GGCTGATGACGAATCTTCTGAGCCTGTGAACACTAACGTGGTTCTGCGGTATGATGGGCTAATCACCTGGGATGCACCAGCCATCACCAAAAGCTCCTGTGTAGTGGATGTCACCTATTTCCCCTTTGATAACCAGCAGTGCAATCTGACCTTTGGTTCCTGGACCTACAATGGCAACCAGGTGGACATATTCAATGCCCTAGACAGTGGagacctctctgacttcatcgAAGATGTGGAGTGGGAGGTCCATGGCATGCCTGCTGTGAAGAATGTGATCTCCTATGGCTGCTGCTCTGAGCCTTACCCAGATGTGACATTCACTCTCCTTCTGAAGAGGAGGTCCTCATTCTATATCGTCAACCTCCTCATCCCATGCGTCCTCATATCTTTTCTGGCTCCCTTGAGTTTTTATctcccagcagcctctggggAAAAGGTCTCCTTGGGAGTGACCATCCTGTTGGCCATGACTGTATTTCAGCTCATGGTGGCAGAGATCATGCCGGCCTCAGAAAATGTACCTCTGATAG GCAAATACTACATAGCCACAATGGCTTTGATCACAGCCTCCACCGCGTTGACCATTATGGTGATGAATATCCACTTCTGTGGGGCCGAGGCCCGGCCAGTGCCACACTGGGCCAGGGTGGTCATCCTGAAATACATGTCCAGGGTCTTGTGTGTCTACGATGTGGGTGAGAGCTGCATTAGTCCCCGCCACAACAGGGAGCGAACCCACCTCACAAAGGTTTATGGCAAACTTCCAGAGCCAAATCTGAACATGGACAGAAACAAAGACCTtcccagaaagaaggaaataaacaagctCTTAAAGAATGACTTGGGATGCCAGGGTGAGAACCCACAGGATGCTGACAGTTACTGTGCACGGTACAAAGTGCTGACAAGGAATATCGAGTACATTGCCAAGTGCCTCAAAGACCACAAGGCCACCAATTCCAAGGGGAGTGAGTGGAAGAAAGTTGCAAAAGTCATAGACCGATTcttcatgtgggtttttttcattaTGGTGTTTGTGATGACTGTTTTGATCATAGCCAGAGCAGATTAG